The Brassica napus cultivar Da-Ae chromosome C7, Da-Ae, whole genome shotgun sequence genomic interval TGTGAAACTCGCACATGAAATTTTCTTCAATGATCAGAAGATTAAATTCAACCTTCACCATGCTTGGGAGGAGCTCCGCTATGACCAGAAATGGTGTGAGCATGCTAGTAGTAAGCTTGGTGGAAGCGCTAAGAAGAGAAAATGCGAGGATGGAGCAGAAACAGAAAGCTCTCAAGCTACTATCAATGTCGATAATCTACCTACCAAACGGCCTGCTGGTGTTAAGGCTGCGAAAGCAGCTTCTGCAAAGAAACCAATAGTAGATAAGGAGGCTGATGAGAAGTTTGGCAAGTTGTGCTCAATTAAAGAgaaagaccttgtcttgacaGAGAGAGTTTCCAAAATGAGACTGCTTGACAGTCTCATTACAAAAAAAGAACCACTttctgaaaaagaagaagcactGAAGAGTAAGCTTCTTACAGAGATGCTGGATGCTCCATAATATGATGGTTCTGTCGCATGTTTAAATGTTTCTTAATGGGATGTTTCGGTTTGATGCttttgtttcatgtttcatATTTCTTGTTTCTGTTTCATGTATCGGTTTGATGTTCTGTTGTATGTGCTTCATGTATCAGTTTCTGTTTGATGTTTATGTATCTGTCTGTTTGCGATTTCATGTATCAGTTTCATGTATCAGTTCTCTTGACCACTTCTTGTGTCCATTTACGATTGTATCTCTTTCTGTATGTTTTTGTTTGATGCTTCTGTCTGATTGTATACAGAGAGTCAAGAGAAGTCACAAGATTGCAGAGAGAAGTCACAAGATTGCAGAGAGAAGTCCCGAGATGTTTGGTTAAACATGTCACGGGAAGACACAATGCCACTAGAGAAGTCACGAGATTACAGTTGTGATATGTCTGTTTGTGGACTTTATGTTTGTCTGTATGTAACTTTAAGTCACGAGATTTTTATGTTGCTTATgcagatttatatatataatttatatgtcaCGAAACTTTATGCTTCTCTCCTTCTCTATATAAAGTATTGAGACATGAAGTATTTTTTCACCAACAAGTTTCATCTGATCACCGACTCTTTTTCTCGCACCAAaacactctctttctcttcacCATCACACTCTCCTCACCAAAACTATTCACATGGCATCTTCATCCCATAATACGTTTGATGTAGAAGATGGTGaaagttttgatcaatattttga includes:
- the LOC106451473 gene encoding glutathione S-transferase T3-like, with product MDHTNFVDLLTSQQDSVIPQSFPWESSSQVPVFSTQCTETSSFCEESSTQRKERKKWTPSDDLVLISAWLNTSKDPVVSNEQKAGTFWNRIAAYYAASPKVESGDKRGALQCKQRWQKINDLVCKFCGSYAAATRQKTSGQSESDVVKLAHEIFFNDQKIKFNLHHAWEELRYDQKWCEHASSKLGGSAKKRKCEDGAETESSQATINVDNLPTKRPAGVKAAKAASAKKPIVDKEADEKFGKLCSIKEKDLVLTERVSKMRLLDSLITKKEPLSEKEEALKSKLLTEMLDAP